In one Rhea pennata isolate bPtePen1 chromosome 17, bPtePen1.pri, whole genome shotgun sequence genomic region, the following are encoded:
- the CLDN5 gene encoding claudin-5, whose protein sequence is MTSAALEILGLGLGILGWVGVILACGLPMWQVSAFIDVNIVVAQTIWEGLWMICVVQSTGQMQCKVHDSILALQPEVQTGRALTVIVALLGLVALMVTVVGAQCTNCIRPGKMKSRIVIAGGAIYILCGVLVLIPLCWFANIVISDFYDPTVPPSKKREMGAALYIGWAATALLLFGGCLICCCSCSPRDETSFPVKYSAPRRPTSNGEYDKKNYV, encoded by the coding sequence ATGACTTCCGCGGCTCTGGAGattttggggctggggctgggcatCCTGGGCTGGGTGGGGGTGATCTTGGCTTGCGGGCTGCCCATGTGGCAGGTATCAGCCTTCATCGACGTGAACATCGTGGTGGCACAGACCATCTGGGAAGGGCTGTGGATGATCTGCGTGGTGCAGAGCACAGGGCAGATGCAGTGCAAAGTGCATGACTCCATCCTGGCGCTGCAGCCCGAGGTGCAGACGGGCCGGGCGCTCACTGTCATCGTGGCGCTCCTGGGGCTGGTGGCTCTCATGGTGACTGTTGTGGGCGCACAGTGCACCAACTGCATCCGGCCCGGCAAGATGAAGTCCCGCATCGTGATCGCCGGTGGAGCCATCTACATCCTCTGTGGGGTTCTGGTCCTCATCCCGCTCTGCTGGTTTGCAAACATCGTCATCAGCGACTTCTACGACCCAACTGTGCCACCATCCAAGAAGCGGGAGATGGGGGCAGCGCTCTACATTGGCTGGGCGGCCACAGCGCTGCTGCTCTTTGGGGGCTGCCTCATCTGTTGCTGCTCCTGCTCACCGCGGGACGAGACCTCCTTCCCTGTCAAGTACTCGGCGCCCCGACGGCCCACCTCCAACGGCGAGTACGACAAGAAGAACTACGTCTGA